A stretch of the Archangium violaceum genome encodes the following:
- a CDS encoding AAA family ATPase, with protein sequence MNAWRIELLGGARVVGGDTGVRPLERKTAALLAYLAMEGETARGTLAGLLWPDSRETTARNNLSQVLRRLKELLGVAGVEGRDPLHLCDTVPVDVRELARGGSTWTGDSMGELLAGLFYEDCEALDDWLRGARARMLLMQQRALEARTLREEREGRLPAALETAQRMLQLEPTSEEAFRHLMRLHHRLGNRVAALQVWRQCEAVLQIELGMVPSTATRQLAHDIERSATPPPIGNAPGRRALPLSVVHPPVLAGREREWARMEGAWTARQALFLVGPPGAGKSRLMMDFARSRGRWLLFTARPGDFDVPYATHARNIRALLRQHPELVLEDWVLRELSRLLPELGGEARPLPPPPEEKARFFAAIVHVLRLALRDVEVLAYDDAQYSDPESSDLGFYTFAQTQEDMAHGRFPLVITSQRTDETVWSGERIRQIADAGLGELLQLEPLDSEAVRTLLRGMEVPALEHMSEDIARYTGGNPLFVVETVRHLIESGAPDGSIPTTLTPPGRARAIIQKRLSRLSPEALRLAQVLAVARSDIGLEQAAAALETPTERLMDAWRELEEAALVRGAWFSHDLQGEVLLADTPPALRELLAGRLARYRAPGAP encoded by the coding sequence TTGAACGCTTGGCGAATCGAGCTTCTCGGCGGCGCACGGGTGGTGGGTGGCGACACCGGAGTACGGCCGTTGGAGCGGAAGACGGCGGCCCTGCTGGCCTACCTCGCGATGGAAGGAGAGACAGCACGAGGGACGCTCGCGGGACTGCTCTGGCCGGACTCCCGTGAAACCACCGCGCGCAACAACCTGTCCCAGGTCCTGCGGCGGCTGAAGGAGCTGCTCGGGGTGGCGGGAGTGGAGGGCCGCGACCCCCTGCACCTGTGCGATACCGTGCCCGTGGACGTGCGGGAGCTCGCGCGCGGCGGCTCCACGTGGACCGGGGACTCCATGGGTGAGCTGCTCGCGGGCCTGTTCTACGAGGACTGCGAGGCGCTGGACGATTGGCTGCGGGGCGCGCGGGCGCGGATGCTGCTCATGCAACAACGGGCGTTGGAGGCGCGGACGTTGCGCGAGGAGCGGGAAGGCCGGCTGCCCGCGGCGCTGGAGACGGCCCAGCGGATGCTCCAGTTGGAGCCCACCTCGGAAGAGGCCTTCCGGCACCTCATGCGCCTGCATCACCGGCTTGGAAACCGGGTGGCGGCCTTGCAGGTCTGGCGGCAATGCGAGGCGGTGCTCCAGATCGAGCTGGGAATGGTCCCCTCGACCGCCACGAGACAGCTCGCGCACGACATCGAGCGCTCGGCTACGCCGCCACCGATCGGTAACGCCCCGGGACGGCGGGCGCTGCCCCTCTCCGTGGTGCACCCTCCGGTGCTCGCGGGTCGCGAGCGCGAATGGGCGCGGATGGAGGGAGCCTGGACGGCGCGCCAGGCCCTGTTCCTGGTGGGGCCTCCGGGAGCGGGCAAATCGCGGCTGATGATGGACTTCGCCCGTTCCCGAGGGCGCTGGCTGTTGTTCACGGCCCGCCCGGGGGACTTCGACGTGCCCTACGCCACGCATGCCCGGAACATTCGAGCGCTGCTGCGGCAACACCCGGAGCTGGTGCTGGAGGACTGGGTGCTGCGCGAGCTGTCGCGGCTGCTCCCGGAGCTGGGCGGAGAGGCCAGGCCCCTGCCCCCACCTCCCGAGGAGAAGGCCCGCTTCTTCGCCGCCATCGTCCACGTGCTGCGCCTGGCGCTGCGGGATGTGGAGGTCCTCGCCTATGACGATGCCCAGTACAGCGATCCCGAGAGCAGCGACCTGGGCTTCTACACCTTCGCCCAGACGCAGGAGGACATGGCCCACGGGCGCTTTCCCCTGGTCATCACCAGCCAGCGCACCGACGAGACCGTCTGGAGCGGGGAACGCATCCGGCAGATAGCCGATGCCGGACTGGGGGAGCTGCTCCAGCTCGAGCCGCTCGACTCCGAGGCGGTACGCACCCTGCTGCGCGGCATGGAGGTGCCCGCGCTGGAGCACATGTCCGAGGACATCGCCCGCTACACCGGTGGCAATCCGTTGTTCGTCGTGGAGACGGTCCGGCATCTCATCGAGTCCGGCGCTCCCGATGGGAGCATCCCCACCACGCTGACGCCTCCGGGTCGGGCCAGGGCCATCATCCAGAAGCGGCTGAGCCGTCTGTCCCCCGAGGCGCTGCGCCTGGCGCAGGTGCTCGCCGTGGCCCGCTCGGACATTGGACTGGAGCAGGCCGCCGCGGCGCTGGAGACGCCGACGGAGCGATTGATGGATGCCTGGCGCGAGCTGGAAGAAGCCGCGCTCGTGCGGGGCGCATGGTTCAGCCATGATCTCCAGGGCGAGGTGCTCCTGGCCGACACGCCCCCCGCCCTCCGCGAGCTGCTCGCCGGAAGACTGGCCCGCTACCGCGCCCCTGGAGCGCCCTGA
- a CDS encoding CAP domain-containing protein, protein MNRKLSVPSILLGVTLLAGCGADAPLTHEEEGIVGEPLEETLNGEELQAQAVTPAAYCDDVTTWDPAWENFENQVLTLVNQRRAAGATCGGVAKPKVGPLTLDTRLRCAARKHSKDMGTNKYFAHNSQDGTTPWTRITNAGYVWRSAAENIAAGQSTPASVVDGWMKSTGHCNNIMNGNLLHLGVGYAYVAGSPYGHYWTQDFGRQ, encoded by the coding sequence ATGAACCGAAAGCTGAGCGTCCCGTCCATCCTCCTCGGAGTCACCCTGCTCGCGGGCTGCGGAGCCGATGCGCCCCTCACGCACGAGGAAGAGGGGATCGTGGGTGAGCCCCTCGAGGAGACCCTGAACGGAGAAGAGCTCCAGGCCCAGGCCGTCACCCCGGCCGCATACTGTGACGACGTGACCACCTGGGATCCGGCCTGGGAGAACTTCGAGAACCAGGTGCTCACCCTGGTGAACCAGCGGCGCGCGGCGGGTGCGACCTGTGGTGGCGTGGCCAAGCCGAAGGTCGGCCCGCTGACCCTGGACACCCGGCTGCGGTGCGCCGCCCGGAAGCACTCGAAGGACATGGGGACGAACAAGTACTTCGCCCACAACAGCCAGGACGGCACCACCCCGTGGACGCGCATCACCAACGCCGGCTACGTCTGGAGGTCGGCGGCCGAGAACATCGCGGCGGGCCAGAGCACCCCGGCCTCGGTGGTCGATGGCTGGATGAAGAGCACCGGCCACTGCAACAACATCATGAACGGCAACCTCCTGCACCTCGGGGTTGGCTACGCCTACGTCGCCGGCAGCCCCTACGGTCACTACTGGACGCAGGACTTCGGCCGGCAGTAG